From the Mesotoga prima MesG1.Ag.4.2 genome, the window CCCTTCGACACCTTCATTGCACCGGCCGAGATAGCTTCCGGACCACTTGTGGAGTACAGCGGGAAGTATCTTGGTATGCTGATGATCCAGCACGCATTTGCGACATTCATTGAGATCGGATTGTTTGTGAACCTCTTCCTTGGAGGCGGTAGGACTTTATGGGAATTCCTCTTGAAGTTCCTTATAGTGTACTTCTCCATAGTAATCATCTCCGCCACTATTCCAAGATTCAGGGTCGAGCAGGCGATCAAATTCTACTGGAAATGGCCGCTCATTCTCTCCTTCGTTCAAGTAATCATAGTGGTCTTTGTGATGGGGAGGTGATGGCATGAGCGAAGAACGCAAAGCATGGGAAAAAGTAGCAAATATGCTCAGATCACGCTCGTTGTGGATGCTTTATTACTGTACCGGATGTGGAGCTATAGAGCTGCCTCCAACGATGACTTCGCGCTTCGATATGGAGCGTCTCGGGATTGGGCCTATGGCAACTCCTAGGCAGGCCGACATTATGTTAATCACAGGATACCTAAGTACGAAGACTCTCAGGAGAGTCATTTATTCGTACGAACAGATGCAGTCGCCGAAGTATATAGTCGGCTTTGGTTCTTGCACTTTAAATGGGGGAATATACTATGACTCGTACGCGACGATAAACAAACTGGATCTTTATGTGCCTGTGGATCTTTATCTGGCCGGTTGTATGCCCCGCCCGGAAGCTATAGTAAGCGGATTCACCGCGCTGATGAGCAAGATTGACAAAGGAGAGGCCAACGGTTGGAAAGAGTATAAGGAGAAGAACGATTGGTACAAGAGGAATCAGATAGAGGCTCTCGGGGAGGTGTATGTACACGATGAATTCCATGAATGAGATACTGGGAGAAGTGACGACTATTGCCGGAGAATTATCGGTTAAGGAAGTAACTGCCCGTGAGTCAATCGTATCCGTTGAAGCTTCGAGGTTGAATGCGGTTCTTGAGCTCTTAAAGAGAAGAGGCTTCTCTCATCTCTCACTGATAACCGGCGTCGACAGGATAAAAGACGGTATTTTCGAGGTGTTCTACACCCTATTCAGATGGGAGACAGGAGAGACTCTGTTGGTGAAGAGCTCGATTAGTAGAGATGAACCCGTAATTAGTACCGTGATGCACCTTTGGCCTACTGCAAGGTTTTATGAAAGGGACGTTCACGAGTTCTTCGGTATAGTGTTCGATGGTAACCCCGACCTTAAACCACTCATACTCGAAAACTGGAAGGAAATGCCGCCGATGAGAAAGGACTTCGATCCGCAGAAATACTCAAACGAGCACTTTCCGGACAGGCACTACGAAGCCGAGTTTCTGGCAGAAGGTGGCGATGAAAATGAGTAAGGAAGTCAAGCTCTTCTTGGGCCCTAACCACCCCGGGATGCACGGCAATTCAAGCGTTCACCTTTACGTAGAGGGGGACACCGTCGTCAGATCTAGACTTGTTCCTGGGTTCCTTCACAGGGGCTTCGAGAAATTGATGGAGAGAAGAGGCTGGATGCAAAACCTGGCCCTGATCCCGCGAATCTGCGTGCCCGAACCGGACATTAACGAAATGGTTTATGCGATGGCAGTC encodes:
- a CDS encoding NADH-quinone oxidoreductase subunit C, with the protein product MNSMNEILGEVTTIAGELSVKEVTARESIVSVEASRLNAVLELLKRRGFSHLSLITGVDRIKDGIFEVFYTLFRWETGETLLVKSSISRDEPVISTVMHLWPTARFYERDVHEFFGIVFDGNPDLKPLILENWKEMPPMRKDFDPQKYSNEHFPDRHYEAEFLAEGGDENE
- the nuoB gene encoding NADH-quinone oxidoreductase subunit NuoB; translated protein: MSEERKAWEKVANMLRSRSLWMLYYCTGCGAIELPPTMTSRFDMERLGIGPMATPRQADIMLITGYLSTKTLRRVIYSYEQMQSPKYIVGFGSCTLNGGIYYDSYATINKLDLYVPVDLYLAGCMPRPEAIVSGFTALMSKIDKGEANGWKEYKEKNDWYKRNQIEALGEVYVHDEFHE